One stretch of Gemmatimonadales bacterium DNA includes these proteins:
- a CDS encoding carboxypeptidase-like regulatory domain-containing protein produces MCRLKRWALFALTAGVIACARMEAPPGGPPRFIAPVLLSTFPADTTCVAPLRGDAEFVLDEVVSYGSQPNFGLGTGDIEKLVLLSPDTLIPAVAWQRNRIGVRPRHGWRPNTAYRIELLPGLRDVHPRQNQMKTGGVISFSTGGACPTRSLSGRAVDWATRRGVPQAFVDAIHLPDSLHYRTIADSTGRFVMQRLPDGIFLVRAVIDQNQDHRWQVTESWDTVRAGPGRDSVGEIWAFQRDTFPPKIQTAARQDSNTIAVTFTRPVDPFLRLDSTAMRVVVILPSGDSGSIGPIEAMPKALYDSLHPAVAAHSAAKDSAAVRDSVAKDSARKAEALRPTLTKIIKAPPVVDDSPKEKRPELGTIIVIRTRGKLQLGEKYVIELKGVKLAGGATGNPPLYPFEVPKPTAADSAKAKTDSIAKVKADSIARAKTDSLKTARDTTRKPTRPDSGTPVIPPPVKADTHRVVRHR; encoded by the coding sequence ATGTGCCGGCTGAAGCGGTGGGCGCTCTTCGCTCTCACCGCGGGTGTGATCGCGTGTGCGCGGATGGAAGCACCTCCCGGTGGCCCACCGCGGTTCATCGCGCCAGTCCTGCTGAGCACCTTCCCCGCCGATACGACCTGCGTCGCACCGCTCCGCGGCGACGCGGAGTTCGTCCTCGATGAGGTGGTGAGCTACGGCTCGCAACCGAATTTCGGCCTTGGTACCGGCGACATCGAGAAATTGGTCCTGCTCTCGCCGGACACGCTTATCCCTGCGGTGGCGTGGCAACGAAATCGGATCGGCGTGCGGCCACGCCATGGCTGGCGGCCGAACACCGCCTACCGGATCGAACTCCTCCCCGGTCTGCGCGACGTCCATCCCCGCCAGAACCAGATGAAGACCGGCGGCGTCATTTCCTTCAGCACCGGCGGCGCCTGCCCCACTCGGTCGCTGTCGGGGCGGGCCGTCGACTGGGCGACGCGACGCGGCGTCCCGCAGGCATTCGTCGACGCGATTCACCTTCCCGATTCGTTGCATTACCGGACCATCGCCGACTCGACCGGACGCTTCGTGATGCAGCGGCTCCCCGACGGGATCTTCCTGGTGCGCGCAGTGATCGATCAGAACCAGGATCATCGCTGGCAGGTGACCGAGTCATGGGATACGGTGCGCGCGGGTCCCGGCCGAGATTCGGTGGGCGAGATCTGGGCATTCCAGCGCGACACATTCCCGCCAAAGATCCAGACAGCCGCGCGGCAGGACTCGAACACCATCGCGGTCACGTTCACACGGCCGGTCGATCCGTTCCTGCGGCTGGACAGCACCGCGATGCGGGTCGTGGTGATCCTGCCATCGGGCGATTCGGGGTCGATCGGGCCGATCGAGGCGATGCCGAAGGCGCTCTACGATTCGCTGCATCCGGCGGTCGCGGCGCACTCGGCTGCGAAGGACAGCGCGGCGGTGCGGGATTCGGTCGCGAAGGATTCGGCGCGGAAGGCCGAGGCACTCCGGCCGACGCTCACCAAGATCATCAAGGCACCGCCGGTGGTCGACGACTCGCCGAAAGAGAAGCGGCCTGAGCTCGGCACGATCATCGTGATCCGGACGCGCGGCAAATTGCAGCTGGGGGAGAAGTACGTCATCGAACTGAAGGGAGTGAAGCTCGCCGGCGGGGCGACAGGAAATCCTCCGCTCTATCCATTTGAGGTGCCGAAACCGACGGCGGCGGATAGTGCGAAGGCGAAGACCGATTCGATCGCCAAGGTGAAGGCCGATTCGATCGCTCGCGCGAAGACAGACTCACTCAAGACAGCGCGGGATACCACCCGGAAGCCGACGCGGCCTGACTCCGGCACCCCCGTGATACCGCCGCCGGTGAAGGCGGACACCCACCGCGTGGTCCGGCATCGATGA
- a CDS encoding HAD family hydrolase, whose product MTGNGSPRRAVFLDRDGTLIDDPGYVDDPARVHLLPGVAEALQALERAGFLRIIITNQSAIGRGWITSDQYLTIQREVERQLIAAGASIDATYHCPHTPDAGCTCRKPGTALHREAVASWTIDVAASWCVGDQIRDLEPARELGCRSLLVRTGKGAAAVDEAVALGAAVADDLAAGIGLLTR is encoded by the coding sequence ATGACGGGCAACGGATCGCCGCGGCGCGCCGTCTTCCTCGATCGTGACGGGACGCTGATCGACGATCCGGGATATGTCGACGATCCCGCACGAGTCCACCTGCTCCCTGGAGTCGCCGAGGCGCTGCAGGCGCTCGAGCGGGCCGGGTTTCTCCGAATCATCATCACGAATCAATCGGCGATCGGTCGCGGGTGGATTACCTCCGATCAATACCTCACGATCCAGCGGGAAGTCGAGCGGCAACTCATCGCTGCGGGCGCGTCGATTGACGCTACGTATCACTGTCCCCACACGCCGGACGCCGGATGCACCTGCCGCAAGCCCGGGACTGCACTCCATCGGGAAGCGGTCGCCAGCTGGACGATCGATGTCGCTGCAAGCTGGTGCGTCGGCGACCAGATCCGCGACCTCGAACCGGCGCGGGAGCTGGGCTGCCGGTCGCTCCTGGTCCGCACCGGGAAGGGAGCCGCCGCAGTTGATGAGGCGGTCGCCCTGGGGGCTGCCGTCGCTGACGATCTCGCCGCGGGGATCGGGCTCCTCACTCGTTAG
- a CDS encoding formyltransferase family protein: MTYRVAVAASGRGSNFSALCDALAGSDTARVVLLITDRDAPVMSAATDRGVASHRLVDSASADEWRRALVEVSCDLLVLAGYLRLVPAGVVEAMRGRIINVHPALLPGYGGKGMHGDRVHAAVLAAGDRESGATVHLVDEVYDRGEILAQGRVAVPPGATSAELARAVLAVEHRILPAAVLAAAAAGRPVRFEFADAV; encoded by the coding sequence GTGACGTACCGGGTGGCGGTCGCGGCCTCCGGCCGTGGTAGCAATTTCAGTGCACTCTGCGACGCGCTGGCGGGAAGCGACACCGCTCGAGTGGTGCTGCTGATTACCGATCGAGATGCACCGGTAATGAGCGCCGCCACAGACCGCGGCGTCGCCTCCCACCGGCTTGTTGATTCCGCCAGCGCCGACGAATGGCGCCGGGCACTCGTCGAGGTGTCGTGCGACCTCCTCGTTCTCGCCGGCTACCTGCGACTGGTGCCGGCGGGGGTGGTCGAGGCGATGCGCGGACGGATCATCAACGTTCATCCGGCGCTGTTGCCGGGATACGGTGGCAAGGGGATGCACGGCGATCGAGTACACGCCGCGGTGCTCGCCGCCGGCGATCGAGAGAGCGGTGCCACGGTGCATCTCGTCGACGAAGTTTATGACCGCGGCGAGATCCTGGCGCAGGGGCGGGTTGCCGTGCCGCCGGGAGCGACCAGCGCGGAACTGGCGCGAGCGGTGCTGGCCGTCGAGCACCGAATTCTTCCCGCCGCGGTGCTCGCCGCCGCAGCGGCCGGACGACCGGTACGATTCGAGTTTGCTGATGCTGTCTGA
- the purH gene encoding bifunctional phosphoribosylaminoimidazolecarboxamide formyltransferase/IMP cyclohydrolase, whose protein sequence is MPRALISVSDKRGILAFGEGLARLGWELVSTGGTAALLREGGVDVTTVDEVTGFPEILDGRVKTLHPAIHAGLLTRPDRTEHLRQMDEFGFDRFDLVAVNLYPFQATIAHPGVTFEDAIENIDIGGPSMLRSAAKNFEYVLPVVDPKDYARVLDLLSRGEIDFETRREFAAKVFIHTADYDSAIAHYLTPWQDTLPPRVTLSMEQRQVLRYGENPQQRAGLYVTEEPRGIGDLTQRQGKELSFNNILDIDAAMLAVASWSNEVACAVIKHTTPCGVALGRSVAEAFQRARASDPVSAFGSVIAFNTVVDRTAAEAMSDLFIEVVVAPAFHADALAVFSARKNLRVVELPVTRAPHGLDWKKIRGGFLIQDQFTFSPAEEHWRVATTREPTEEEMNDLRFAWAAVATVKSNAIVLSRDRQTIGIGAGQMSRVDAAFLAIYKARQSGHPTAGAVLASDGFFPFADGVEQAASAGVRAIIQPGGSVRDAEVTEAANKLDIAMVLTGVRMFRH, encoded by the coding sequence ATGCCGCGTGCGCTGATTTCGGTGAGCGACAAGCGTGGAATTCTCGCCTTTGGCGAAGGCTTGGCGCGCCTGGGGTGGGAGCTGGTCTCCACCGGCGGGACGGCGGCGCTCCTGCGCGAGGGCGGTGTCGATGTGACGACGGTCGACGAGGTGACCGGCTTCCCCGAGATCCTCGACGGGCGCGTCAAGACGTTGCATCCCGCGATCCATGCCGGGCTCCTCACCCGTCCCGATCGCACCGAACATCTCCGGCAGATGGACGAATTCGGCTTCGACCGGTTCGACCTCGTCGCGGTCAACCTCTATCCGTTCCAGGCGACGATCGCGCATCCGGGCGTGACGTTCGAGGATGCGATCGAGAACATCGACATCGGCGGTCCCTCGATGTTGCGATCGGCAGCGAAGAACTTCGAGTACGTCCTCCCCGTCGTCGATCCGAAGGATTACGCCCGGGTGCTCGACCTCCTCAGCCGCGGCGAGATCGATTTCGAGACCCGCCGCGAATTCGCCGCGAAGGTCTTCATTCATACCGCCGACTACGACAGCGCGATCGCCCACTACCTCACGCCGTGGCAGGACACGCTGCCGCCGCGGGTGACGCTGTCGATGGAGCAGCGGCAGGTGCTGCGCTACGGCGAGAACCCGCAGCAGCGCGCCGGCCTCTATGTGACCGAGGAGCCGCGGGGCATCGGTGACCTGACCCAGCGGCAGGGGAAGGAACTGTCGTTCAACAACATCCTCGATATCGACGCCGCGATGCTCGCGGTCGCATCGTGGAGCAACGAGGTTGCCTGCGCCGTCATCAAGCACACCACACCGTGCGGCGTGGCACTGGGGCGGTCGGTCGCCGAAGCGTTTCAGCGCGCCCGCGCATCTGATCCGGTGTCGGCGTTCGGGTCGGTGATCGCGTTCAACACGGTGGTTGATCGAACGGCGGCGGAAGCGATGAGCGACCTGTTCATCGAGGTGGTGGTCGCCCCGGCGTTCCACGCCGATGCCCTCGCCGTCTTCTCGGCGCGGAAGAATCTCCGGGTGGTGGAGTTGCCGGTGACGCGGGCCCCGCACGGGCTCGACTGGAAGAAGATTCGCGGCGGGTTCCTGATTCAGGACCAGTTCACCTTCTCACCGGCCGAAGAACACTGGCGCGTCGCGACCACGCGTGAACCGACCGAGGAAGAGATGAATGACCTCCGCTTTGCCTGGGCAGCGGTGGCCACGGTGAAGTCAAACGCCATTGTGCTGAGCCGCGACCGGCAGACGATCGGGATCGGCGCCGGGCAGATGAGCCGGGTCGACGCTGCCTTTCTCGCGATCTACAAGGCGCGCCAGTCGGGACACCCGACGGCGGGCGCCGTGCTCGCCTCCGACGGCTTCTTTCCGTTCGCTGACGGCGTCGAGCAGGCGGCATCGGCCGGGGTCCGCGCAATCATCCAGCCCGGCGGATCGGTCCGCGACGCCGAAGTCACCGAAGCGGCTAACAAACT